In Ascaphus truei isolate aAscTru1 chromosome 5, aAscTru1.hap1, whole genome shotgun sequence, one genomic interval encodes:
- the FAM107B gene encoding protein FAM107B isoform X3 translates to MAEPDYIDADNPELVRPQKIINPVKTSRNHQDLHRELLMNQKRGLSPQNKPELQKVMEKRKRDQVIKLQKEEAVHKKSDFELELEKRHQKLDDIEMEKNKIGEEQENKPEFLKVKGNLRRLHQEACEANDS, encoded by the exons ATGGCTGAGCCAGACTACATTGACGCAGATAACCCTGAACTAGTAAGACCCCAAAAAATCATCAATCCGGTGAAGACTTCGAGAAACCACCAAGATCTTCATCGAGAACTTCTCATGAACCAGAAAAG agGCCTCTCGCCCCAAAATAAACCCGAGTTACAGAAAGTGATGGAGAAAAGAAAGCGAGATCAAGTTATTAAGCTGCAGAAGGAAGAAGCGGTGCACAAGAAGTCCGACTTTGAACTCGAGCTAGAGAAACGGCATCAGAAGCTAGATGAT ATTGAAATGGAGAAGAATAAGATTGGGGAAGAGCAGGAAAATAAGCCCGAGTTTCTCAAGGTCAAAGGCAACCTTCGAAGACTGCACCAGGAAGCATGCGAGGCCAATGATTCATAG
- the FAM107B gene encoding protein FAM107B isoform X1 produces the protein MSLAFWTMEEMDNSAGDSEFGDPYLIVRSIMAEPDYIDADNPELVRPQKIINPVKTSRNHQDLHRELLMNQKRGLSPQNKPELQKVMEKRKRDQVIKLQKEEAVHKKSDFELELEKRHQKLDDIEMEKNKIGEEQENKPEFLKVKGNLRRLHQEACEANDS, from the exons ATAACTCTGCTGGTGATTCTGAATTTGGTGACCCATATCTGATTGTGAGGAGCATTATGGCTGAGCCAGACTACATTGACGCAGATAACCCTGAACTAGTAAGACCCCAAAAAATCATCAATCCGGTGAAGACTTCGAGAAACCACCAAGATCTTCATCGAGAACTTCTCATGAACCAGAAAAG agGCCTCTCGCCCCAAAATAAACCCGAGTTACAGAAAGTGATGGAGAAAAGAAAGCGAGATCAAGTTATTAAGCTGCAGAAGGAAGAAGCGGTGCACAAGAAGTCCGACTTTGAACTCGAGCTAGAGAAACGGCATCAGAAGCTAGATGAT ATTGAAATGGAGAAGAATAAGATTGGGGAAGAGCAGGAAAATAAGCCCGAGTTTCTCAAGGTCAAAGGCAACCTTCGAAGACTGCACCAGGAAGCATGCGAGGCCAATGATTCATAG
- the FAM107B gene encoding protein FAM107B isoform X2: protein METENNSAGDSEFGDPYLIVRSIMAEPDYIDADNPELVRPQKIINPVKTSRNHQDLHRELLMNQKRGLSPQNKPELQKVMEKRKRDQVIKLQKEEAVHKKSDFELELEKRHQKLDDIEMEKNKIGEEQENKPEFLKVKGNLRRLHQEACEANDS from the exons atggaaacagaga ATAACTCTGCTGGTGATTCTGAATTTGGTGACCCATATCTGATTGTGAGGAGCATTATGGCTGAGCCAGACTACATTGACGCAGATAACCCTGAACTAGTAAGACCCCAAAAAATCATCAATCCGGTGAAGACTTCGAGAAACCACCAAGATCTTCATCGAGAACTTCTCATGAACCAGAAAAG agGCCTCTCGCCCCAAAATAAACCCGAGTTACAGAAAGTGATGGAGAAAAGAAAGCGAGATCAAGTTATTAAGCTGCAGAAGGAAGAAGCGGTGCACAAGAAGTCCGACTTTGAACTCGAGCTAGAGAAACGGCATCAGAAGCTAGATGAT ATTGAAATGGAGAAGAATAAGATTGGGGAAGAGCAGGAAAATAAGCCCGAGTTTCTCAAGGTCAAAGGCAACCTTCGAAGACTGCACCAGGAAGCATGCGAGGCCAATGATTCATAG